ATAAATAATGCCCTTATACCGAAACCAATAGATCTTCCGGAACAGGGGTATGGGACAGAGGAAGTCATAAAGATATTCAACACCAGGTTTGAGCCTATCATGGTAGGATCGGCTGGCCCAAGATATCTTGGATTTGTAACGGGTGGTTCAACCCCAGCTTCTGTGGTTGGGGATTGGCTGACCACTATTTATGATCAAATACTCAATCAACAAAAGGACAAGGAGATATTTCTGCGAATGTGGAATTGGAGACTATTAAGTTCATTCTGGAACTTCTGGAACTTCCGAATCATTTTCTGGGTGGCTTTGTTACAGGAGCAACAATGTCTAATTTTACTTGTCTGGCGGTTGCCCGCCAATGGATAGGTAAAGAAAAAGGGAGAGATATTGCTAAAGAAGGAGTTTCTGATGCTATTAAAGTTTTGACAGCAACCCCTCATTCCTCCTCTATAAAGGCACTGTCTCTTTTGGGAATGGGAAGCAATAATATCATTAAAATTAAAACAGATGGAAGTGATCGCGAATCTATTTCCATCACAGATCTGGAAGAGCATATTATAAAGTTGAATCATGAACCATTTATATTAATTTCTAGTGGAGGAACTGTAAATACCGTTGATTTCGATGATTTCACGGAGATCCAAAAACTGAAAGAAAAATATAACTTTTGGTGGCACATTGATGCGGCGTTCGGAGGTTTTGCCGCATGTTCAGAACATTATAAACATTTGGTTAAAGGTTGGGAGTATGCAGATAGCATTACTGTTGATTGTCATAAATGGCTGAATGTCCCTTATGAAAGTGCTGTATTTTTTGTAAAAGAAGAATACAATATTTTGCAGGTAGAAACCTTTCAGAACTCCAATGCCCCTTATTTGGGAGATCCTTTGGAAAATTTCGGCTACCTCAATTTCCTGCCTGAGAATTCAAGACGATTAAAGGCACTTCCGGCATGGTTTTCTTTGATGGCCTATGGAAAAGAAGGGTATAAGTATATTGTAGAAAATAATGTTTCATTAGCTAGAAATTTTGGAAAATTGATTGAAAGTAGCAATGATTTTAAGCTCTTAGCACCGGTACGTCTTAATACCGTATGTTTTACCCTGAAAGATGATGGAAAACAAGATGAGGTAGCGAAATTCCTTGAAAGGCTTAATGATACTGGAAAAGTCTTTATGACCCCTACTTTTTATAATCAGCATAAAGGGATCAGAGCAGCTTTTGTGAATTGGAAGACCAATGAAACAGATGTTCAGCTGATCTTTGAAACCATGAACAGTATCATTACACAGCTAAAATAAATTTTTAATGCCACGAATACACGAATTTTTTAATTGTGTTTTCATTGCTAAGGTATCCTGCTGAGCTATTTAATGATTATTCTCCATTGGTAATAATCAAAGTATTCTAAGCATTTTTATTCGTGCATTCGTGGCAAAAATATTGCTGATTTATTTTGAAATCAGATCACAGAACCAGAAAACATATTCTTCATCCTTATCTTCCGGAGCAGATTTCGGTTTGGGATAAGTCTTTTTTACCGTTTCTCCAATTTCGAATTGAACCTGGCTTTTAAAAATAGGCCCATCAAAAGTAAATGTATGAAACTCCCCATTTTCTCCACATGGATCTACATTTTCAGGAAGATCATCTAGAAATTGCTGATCAATAATTCTTCCCGCAAAACTTTTATCCAGATAGGTACCATTTACACAAGTAACAATCGTTTTAAATCCTAATTTTAAAAACTCTTGAATAAGGTCGGAAGTGCTTTGTTTCCAAAGAGGAAAGACGGCCTGCATACCAATGCTATTCAATTGTTTTTCTCTGTATTGCCGAAGGTCTTCCAGAAAAATATCTCCGAAAATGGAATGAGTAATACCCTGAGCTTGTATTTCAGCCATGGTTGTGTTCATGATTTCCTGATATTCTTCCATTGATGGTTCTTTGGGAAGCTCCATTTTTTTCAGGGGAATACCAAGAAGAGAAGCCTGCTGTTCCAAAAGAGATACATGAACCCCGTGCATAGAAATTCTCTGAAATTCTTTGTTGATACTTGTTAATAGAGTTGTGATCTCATACTGATCTTCTTGTGTTATTTTGTAAAGAGCCAATGCAGAATC
This is a stretch of genomic DNA from Chryseobacterium tructae. It encodes these proteins:
- a CDS encoding pyridoxal phosphate-dependent decarboxylase family protein, giving the protein MELPNHFLGGFVTGATMSNFTCLAVARQWIGKEKGRDIAKEGVSDAIKVLTATPHSSSIKALSLLGMGSNNIIKIKTDGSDRESISITDLEEHIIKLNHEPFILISSGGTVNTVDFDDFTEIQKLKEKYNFWWHIDAAFGGFAACSEHYKHLVKGWEYADSITVDCHKWLNVPYESAVFFVKEEYNILQVETFQNSNAPYLGDPLENFGYLNFLPENSRRLKALPAWFSLMAYGKEGYKYIVENNVSLARNFGKLIESSNDFKLLAPVRLNTVCFTLKDDGKQDEVAKFLERLNDTGKVFMTPTFYNQHKGIRAAFVNWKTNETDVQLIFETMNSIITQLK
- a CDS encoding diphthine--ammonia ligase, which translates into the protein MKPKALFNWSSGKDSALALYKITQEDQYEITTLLTSINKEFQRISMHGVHVSLLEQQASLLGIPLKKMELPKEPSMEEYQEIMNTTMAEIQAQGITHSIFGDIFLEDLRQYREKQLNSIGMQAVFPLWKQSTSDLIQEFLKLGFKTIVTCVNGTYLDKSFAGRIIDQQFLDDLPENVDPCGENGEFHTFTFDGPIFKSQVQFEIGETVKKTYPKPKSAPEDKDEEYVFWFCDLISK